The Musa acuminata AAA Group cultivar baxijiao chromosome BXJ1-3, Cavendish_Baxijiao_AAA, whole genome shotgun sequence genome window below encodes:
- the LOC103979948 gene encoding uncharacterized protein LOC103979948, with product MANPKPQDLLKYSSLSYKCPTTLPSMSLPLFTPEWLAMEKLPRSQVAKGAFLLLLLFFPFISSSLRTSYLYFLLNILIVALGVEAGFLDAISRHQEEKKAHNTAAAPTAGSAAPVDAANYVAEVVNPRERAPQQKPVGQKSAKVAPGEQTLKRCPSKPSLFFIGGFEGDSAGKEWEEDEEEEEEKEEEAGELSKQELFAKAEAFIGNFYMQLKMQREESWNKIQGLYHRAF from the coding sequence ATGGCTAATCCTAAGCCTCAAGACCTTCTCAAGTATTCATCTTTGTCCTATAAATGTCCCACCACGCTTCCATCCATGTCACTACCACTGTTCACACCTGAGTGGCTAGCCATGGAGAAGCTGCCCAGGTCGCAAGTGGCGAAGGGGGCGTTCCTTCTCttgctcctcttcttcccctTCATATCCTCGTCCCTGAGAACCTCTTACCTCTACTTCCTTCTCAACATCCTTATTGTTGCTCTAGGTGTCGAGGCCGGCTTCCTCGACGCCATCTCCAGGCATCAAGAGGAGAAGAAGGCACACAACACCGCGGCAGCTCCCACCGCCGGAAGTGCTGCACCCGTTGACGCAGCTAACTATGTGGCTGAGGTTGTCAACCCGCGTGAACGGGCTCCGCAGCAGAAGCCGGTGGGGCAGAAGTCCGCGAAAGTTGCGCCGGGAGAGCAGACGCTCAAGCGCTGCCCCTCCAAGCCGAGCCTTTTCTTCATCGGTGGATTCGAGGGAGACAGTGCGGGTAAAGAgtgggaggaggacgaggaggaggaggaggagaaggaggaggaggctggAGAGCTCAGCAAGCAGGAGCTGTTTGCCAAGGCGGAGGCTTTCATTGGCAACTTCTACATGCAGCTGAAGATGCAGAGGGAAGAGTCGTGGAATAAGATTCAAGGGCTTTATCACAGGGCTTTCTAG